In Cryptococcus gattii WM276 chromosome A, complete sequence, one genomic interval encodes:
- a CDS encoding uncharacterized protein (Similar to SGTC gene model, INSD accession EAL22731.1) codes for MIPSSSPGIEPISPPPNASSSNQNFNIPRRNPLPNPITGKQLPKLYRQQSKSGRLKDKRQQNEKEERLKKRKAEFFNSREKRSRSEVLDENTGDVEGDENKVESRARVTERMIRTLGKQGNPITNSDLPKRSDLVVSCTTGHQRSEQRGQSITRTYAQVRTDQLQKQAREERTNIFKGCLFYFNGSTGPKVSNLQLRDLISENGGRFTTIQTSACTHVIANNGLSGGKTQKHLDMQGGRGSARQVKVVKVEWILDSVKKGMKLSEAGYGVVENPPTLFSTLGLKPKSFLSNS; via the exons ATGATaccatcatcctcaccaGGTATTGAACCCATATCTCCACCTCCAAAtgcttcatcttcaaatcAGAACTTCAACATTCCCCGACGAAATCCCCTTCCCAATCCAATAACAGGCAAGCAACTGCCGAAGCTCTATCGGCAGCAGTCGAAAAGCGGACGGCTAAAAGACAAAAGGCAGCAAAatgaaaaggaagaacGACTTAAAAAGCGGAAAGCAGAATTTTTCAATAGCCGAGAGAAGAGATCAAGAAGTGAAGTCCTTGATGAAAATACTGGAGACGTTGAAGGCGATGAGAACAAAGTGGAGTCGAGGGCAAGGGTCACCGAAAGGATGATAAGAACACTTGGTAAACAAGGGAATCCTATAACGAATTCAGACCTGCCCAAACG AAGCGATCTAGTGGTTTCTTGTACAACTGGACACCAAAGGAGCGAGCAGAGAGGGCAAAGTATCACAAGGACGTATGCTCAAGTACGAACAGACCAACTTCAAAAGCAAGCTAGAGAAGAA AGGACAAATATCTTCAAAGGCTGTTTATTTTATTTCAATGGCTCAACGGGTCCGAAAGTGTCCAATTTACAGCTTCGCGATCTGATTTCGGAGAACGGAGGACGCTTCAC TACTATCCAAACATCTGCATGTACTCATGTAATAGCCAACAATGGCCTGTCAGGGGGCAAAACACAAAAACATCTTGATATGCAAGGTGGAAGAGGCTCAGCGAGACAAGTCAAAGTAGTCAAAGTAGAGT GGATATTGGATTCTGTAAAGAAAGGGATGAAGCTTTCTGAAGCTGGCTATGGCGTAGTTGAGAATCCG CCAACGCTCTTCTCAACTTTGGGATTAAAGCCGAAGTCTTTTCTATCAAATTCATAG